A single Rhopalosiphum padi isolate XX-2018 chromosome 4, ASM2088224v1, whole genome shotgun sequence DNA region contains:
- the LOC132929589 gene encoding uncharacterized protein LOC132929589 yields the protein MATWCSAVMVLLAVGRGLGRPEAPLTGFGGGGGGFPGLTLDSYAAPISGGSSSGPYPSGGPPPQYGPPQQAPVIHKHVYVHVPPPEPTYYAPKKPVQPPPPPQKHYKIVFIKAPTPPPPTVPDIPAIAPPAEQKTLIYVLVKKPDEAPEIHIPTPAPTQPSKPEVYFIRYKTQKQEGYPNSVASEYGAPASPSPSIPSDTYGSPSPSTGYGAPSGPGSLY from the exons GTGTTGCTAGCAGTTGGCCGAGGCCTGGGCCGACCCGAAGCGCCGCTCACCGGTTTCGGCGGAGGCGGTGGCGGATTCCCCGGGCTCACGCTGGACAGCTACGCGGCGCCGATCAGTGGTGGCAGTAGCAGCGGACCGTACCCGAGTGGCGGCCCACCACCGCAATACGGGCCACCGCAACAGGCGCCCGTCATACACAAGCACGTGTACGTGCACGTTCCGCCCCCAGAGCCCACGTACTACGCTCCGAAGAAGCCTGTGCaaccgccgccaccaccgcaAAAACACTACAAGATCGTGTTCATTAAGGCGCCCACGCCGCCGCCACCCACCGTTCCGGATATACCGGCGATCGCGCCACCGGCCGAGCAGAAAACGCTCATCTACGTGCTGGTGAAGAAACCGGACGAAGCACCCGAGATCCACATCCCGACGCCCGCGCCCACGCAGCCGTCTAAACCGGAAGTGTACTTCATCAGATACAAGACCCAG AAACAAGAAGGCTACCCCAACTCGGTGGCATCCGAGTACGGAGCCCCTGCGAGTCCGTCTCCGTCGATCCCATCGGACACGTACGGCTCCCCATCTCCATCCACAGGATACGGCGCGCCCAGCGGTCCAGGATCACTGTACTGA